From the Lolium rigidum isolate FL_2022 chromosome 2, APGP_CSIRO_Lrig_0.1, whole genome shotgun sequence genome, one window contains:
- the LOC124685946 gene encoding berberine bridge enzyme-like Cyn d 4, protein MAMLKRLLSLLLSCFSWYLISLPSPPYPAPAEFIQCLREKLPSELVYEQSSSSFTDVLASSIKNARFFTNATVRPLCIATPNDARHVQAAVLCGRRHGVRLRVRSGGHDYEGLSYRSARPDEVFGVLDLANLRSISVNHPESTAWVGSGATLGELYYAIAKNNSELAFPAGECPTVGVGGQFSGGGIGMMMRKYGLSIDNVLDAMVVNANGDLLDRDDMGEDLFWAIRGGGGGSFGIVLSWKIQLVQVPPTVTVFSIGKKLDQGAIDILARWQVVGPSLPDDLTIRVKVQGQGALFMAVYLGTCSSLVATMGRRFPELGMTSTDCRTMTWLESAALSFTTLANIGTPEEVLLNRTGSMSFSFKVKSDYVRRPISKAAWNDIFSWFNTSGSGYIMLEPHGGFMDSVPADATPYPHRNGVLYIIQYLVFWQGDGGTAPPAAWLDDFYDFMEQHVSTNPRRAYVNFRDLDIGQNVVVDDVSMFDSSEVWGERYFMGNYRRLATVKAAVDPTDYFRNEQSIPPLL, encoded by the coding sequence ATGGCTATGCTAAAACGCCTACTCTCGTTACTTCTGAGCTGCTTCTCCTGGTACCTGATCTCGCTTCCTTCCCCACCTTATCCTGCTCCTGCTGAGTTCATCCAATGCCTAAGGGAGAAGCTCCCTAGCGAGCTCGTctacgagcagagctccagcagcTTCACCGACGTGCTGGCCTCCTCCATCAAGAACGCCAGGTTCTTCACCAACGCCACGGTGAGGCCGCTCTGCATCGCGACACCGAACGACGCCCGCCACGTCCAGGCCGCCGTGCTCTGTGGACGCCGGCACGGCGTGCGCCTCCGCGTGCGCAGCGGCGGCCACGACTACGAGGGCCTGTCCTACCGGTCGGCACGGCCCGATGAGGTGTTCGGGGTGCTCGACCTTGCCAACCTCCGCTCCATAAGCGTCAACCATCCCGAGTCCACGGCTTGGGTCGGCTCCGGCGCGACCCTCGGGGAGCTCTACTACGCCATCGCCAAGAACAACTCGGAACTCGCGTTCCCGGCCGGCGAGTGCCCGACCGTCGGCGTGGGCGGCCAGTTCAGCGGCGGAGGCATCGGGATGATGATGCGCAAGTATGGACTCTCCATTGACAATGTCCTAGACGCCATGGTGGTCAACGCCAACGGGGATCTCCTGGACAGGGACGACATGGGAGAGGACCTCTTCTGGGCcatccgaggcggcggcggcgggagcttcGGCATCGTGCTCTCGTGGAAGATCCAACTCGTGCAGGTCCCGCCGACGGTGACCGTGTTCAGCATCGGGAAGAAGCTTGACCAGGGCGCCATCGACATCCTCGCCAGGTGGCAAGTTGTGGGGCCATCACTCCCCGACGACCTCACCATCAGGGTCAAAGTGCAGGGGCAGGGAGCCCTGTTCATGGCCGTGTACCTCGGCACGTGCAGCTCGCTCGTGGCCACGATGGGCCGCCGCTTCCCGGAGCTCGGCATGACGAGCACCGACTGCCGGACCATGACCTGGCTCGAGTCCGCGGCATTGTCCTTCACCACCTTGGCCAACATCGGCACGCCGGAGGAGGTGCTCCTTAACAGGACCGGCAGCATGAGCTTCTCCTTCAAGGTCAAGTCCGACTACGTCCGGCGGCCCATCTCCAAGGCCGCCTGGAACGACATCTTCTCCTGGTTCAACACGAGCGGCTCCGGGTACATCATGCTGGAGCCCCACGGCGGGTTCATGGACAGCGTCCCCGCCGACGCGACGCCGTACCCACACCGGAACGGCGTGTTGTACATCATCCAGTACCTCGTGTTCTGGCAGGGCGACGGCGGCACGGCGCCGCCTGCGGCCTGGCTGGACGACTTCTACGACTTCATGGAGCAGCACGTGAGCACGAACCCGAGACGGGCGTACGTGAACTTCCGGGACCTGGACATCGGCCAGAACGTGGTGGTGGACGACGTGAGCATGTTCGACAGCAGCGAGGTCTGGGGCGAGCGCTACTTCATGGGCAACTACCGCAGGCTGGCTACGGTGAAAGCGGCAGTGGATCCGACCGACTACTTCAGAAACGAGCAGAGCATCCCGCCGTTGCTCTAG